A genomic region of Gadus macrocephalus chromosome 5, ASM3116895v1 contains the following coding sequences:
- the LOC132457548 gene encoding uncharacterized protein LOC132457548: protein MRTFRLENRIEGQGRQGGRPPMFTEQQEREIVNMVLANNAITLKQLQANIVNNHAIFNDIHQVSTSTLARILKKKHIQMKQIYRVPFERNSERVKRLRHDYAERVLRMDGEEIQHEFIYVDEAGFNLTRTRRRGRNIIGHRAIVNVPGQRGGNITLCAAITQNGVLHRHAHMGAYNTALILTFLDQLRNITAANQINHMQYIVVWDNVSFHRSALVQNWFQQHPHFTVLYLPPYSPFLNPIEEFFSAWRWKVYDLRLQAEVPLIQAMEEACDQMEVAAMQGWIRHSRRFFPRCLANDNIACDVDEILWPDPARRRDNV, encoded by the exons ATGAGAACATTTCGACTGGAAAATAG GATTGAGGGTCAGGGACGACAAGGGGGAAGGCCTCCTATGTTCACAGaacagcaagagagggagatagtaAACATGGTTTTGGCCAACAATGCTATAACACTCAAGCAGCTCCAAGCTAACATTGTCAATAACCACGCCATTTTCAATGATATCCATCAGGTCTCAACATCAACACTGGCACGCATCCTAAAaaagaaacatattcaaatgaaGCAAATTTATCGAGTGCCTTTCGAGCGCAATTCCGAAAGGGTAAAACGACTGCGGCATGATTATGCAGAG AGAGTTTTACGAATGGATGGAGAGGAGATCCAGCATGAGTTCATTTACGTAGATGAGGCTGGGTTCAACCTGACGAGAACACGAAGGAGGGGAAGAAACATCATTGGCCACAGGGCTATAGTCAATGTCCCAGGGCAACGTGGGGGTAATATAACACTCTGTGCAGCCATTACACAGAATGGGGTCCTCCACCGCCATGCCCATATGGGCGCTTACAACACAGCACTCATACTTACATTCTTGGACCAATTGCGCAACATAACAGCAGCAAATCAAATAAATCATATGCAATACATTGTTGTCTGGGACAATGTGTCTTTCCATCGCTCTGCTCTGGTTCAGAACTGGTTTCAGCAACATCCACATTTCACCGTCTTATATCTTCCACCATACTCTCCATTCCTCAACCCTATAGAAGAGTTTTTCTCGGCATGGCGGTGGAAGGTATATGATCTCCGTCTCCAGGCTGAGGTACCCCTCATCCAAGCCATGGAGGAGGCCTGTGACCAGATGGAGGTAGCAGCAATGCAAGGATGGATTCGTCATTCAAGACGTTTCTTTCCAAGGTGTcttgctaatgacaacattgcctGCGATGTTGATGAAATTCTCTGGCCAGATCCAGCTAGGCGAAGAGACAACGTCTAG